A window of the Aspergillus flavus chromosome 6, complete sequence genome harbors these coding sequences:
- a CDS encoding putative choline transport protein encodes MAQNELKQMGASVLQEVEGQPSYQNKDDVYLARMGKRPVLQRNFGLMSMVGFSCTILITWEAVTTLFLQSFQNGGPAGSVYGYLFVWAGVTATFVVVSELVSMAPTSGGQYHWCSMMAPKSVMKVSSYITGWLTVIGWQATYATGLYLNGNFIEALVILTNPDYTPAPWRKTLYSWATAAFAATMNIIGGKLLPRFEGTILILHILGFFAILIPLTYMAEHKPASEVFTYFINEGHWPTQGLSFFIGIIGPVFAFAGGDAAVHMVEEMTNATVAVPWSLMLTVLINGTLGFSMLIALYFCLGDIETSLKSPTGVPFLSIFYQATESTAGTAAAGSVIQAMCCCTTVGMLASASRQFWSFSRDRGIPGWRVWSKVTPRTAIPTYTVLLTSTIGCLLNLINIGSDVAFNSLVSMSTSGLYLSYMIAASLLLYRRCTGEISQPKRNSEQTMVNTAGAKLIWGPFHIPGIWGIGINIFSLVYMFIATFFSFWPPINEVNSESMNYSVVGTGGTVFLSLGYYLVRARGVYEGPVIEI; translated from the exons ATGGCTCAAAATGAGCTGAAACAAATGGGGGCTTCTGTCCTGCAGGAGGTTGAGGGGCAGCCATCCTATCAGAACAAGGACGATGTATATCTGGCCCGTATGGGGAAGCGCCCTGTCTTGCAG AGAAATTTTGGTTTGATGTCCATGGTCGGTTTTAGCTGTACTATTCTTATCACCTGGGAAGCCGTAACTAC TTTATTTCTTCAGTCTTTTCAGAA TGGCGGTCCGGCTGGTTCAGTATATGGCTACCTTTTCGTCTGGGCCGGCGTTACGGCGACCTTTGTCGTGGTATCCGAGCTAGTATCAAT GGCTCCTACATCAGGAGGTCAATACCACTGGTGCTCGATGATGGCACCCAAGTCTGTCATGAAAGTCAGCAGTTATATCACAG GTTGGTTGACGGTCATCGGATGGCAGGCCACATACGCCACCGGTTTGTATCTGAACGGGAACTTCATTGAGGCGCTAGTCATTCTAACCAACCCTGACTATACACCTGCACCGTGGCGCAAGACGCTTTATTCGTGGGCCACAGCAGCCTTTGCAGCAACTATGAATATTATCGGAGGCAAGCTACTGCCTCGGTTTGAGGGCACaattctcatcctccatatCCTGGGTTTCTTCGCTATCTTGATCCCATTGACGTACATGGCAGAACATAAACCTGCCTCAGAGGTATTCACATACTTTATCAATGAGGGCCATTGGCCGACTCAGGGTCTCTCATTTTTCATTGGCATCATTGGTCCCGTCTTTGCATTTGCAGGCGGCGATGCAGCAGTGCAT ATGGTCGAAGAAATGACCAACGCAACAGTAGCCGTCCCCTGGTCTCTAATGCTCACAGTGCTCATCAACGGAACCCTAGGCTTCAGTATGCTAATAGCGCTATACTTCTGCCTCGGCGATATCGAAACTTCCCTTAAATCCCCAACAGGCGTCCCCTTCCTATCCATCTTCTACCAAGCCACCGAATCAACCGCCGGAACCGCAGCAGCCGGCTCCGTAATACAAGCCATGTGCTGTTGCACAACAGTAGGCATGCTCGCATCGGCCTCGCGCCAATTCTGGTCCTTCTCGCGAGACAGAGGTATACCCGGCTGGCGCGTATGGAGCAAA GTAACCCCCCGCACCGCAATCCCAACCTACACCGTCCTCCTAACCAGCACAATCGGCTGCCTCCTGAACTTAATCAACATCGGCTCCGACGTCGCCTTCAACAGCCTCGTCTCAATGTCCACCTCAGGCCTGTACCTCTCCTACATGATCGCCGCGAGTCTACTCCTCTACCGCCGCTGCACAGGAGAAATCAGTCAACCCAAGAGAAACTCCGAACAAACGATGGTCAACACGGCAGGCGCCAAGCTCATCTGGGGTCCGTTTCATATCCCCGGTATATGGGGTATCGgaattaatatcttttcgTTGGTTTATATGTTCATAGCTACTTTCTTTAGCTTTTGGCCCCCGATAAATGAGGTTAATAGCGAGTCTATGAATTATAGTGTGGTTGGGACTGGGGGGACGGTGTTCCTTAGTCTGGGGTATTATTTGGTTAGGGCGAGAGGGGTTTATGAAGGGCCTGTTATTGAGATTTAG